A region from the Xenopus laevis strain J_2021 chromosome 4S, Xenopus_laevis_v10.1, whole genome shotgun sequence genome encodes:
- the smg7.S gene encoding protein SMG7 isoform X1 — MSLLCAQYLRQAEVLKTDMTESKPGTAEVWTSRQALQDLYQKMLVTDLEYALDKKVEQDLWNHAFKNQITTLQGQAKNRANPNRSEVQANLSLFLEAASGFYTQLLQELCTVFNVDLPCRVKSSQLGILTIKQLHSGTVVKPQSSSCAYICQHCLVHLGDIARYRNQTSQAESYYRHAAQLVPSNGQPYNQLAILASSKGDHLTTIFYYCRSIAVKFPFPAASTNLQKALSKALESREEVKNCWGVSDFIKAFIKFHGHVYLTKNLEKVSILREQLEEHFKNLLFQKALNSQQLVHITVINLFQLHHLQSFGTEAEQQNFSSEEELCWSQILALFMSFLGILCRFPLKTRHCEETSCANPLPAIKVSLDWMKLRPSVFQENSVEEKQYVWPWLISLLNSFHVLDEDVSSANMLPLPEEFELQGFLALRPAFRNLDFSRGHQAITGVRDAQHRQLRPIRLVAIGKWISENQPRLMQYRTVGGELLFFTDIPELLTEDLDDPEDRSSPQESNLIEKTEGSPGLKSVLSTGRSLSCDTNEKPVVTFKENIKPLEVNRDVPSRSYTRSGNVAKDQRDYIKSLNNSVNKKDNNNKRKNDPKKICVEKTAEPGKQSIAVQAKSQTELRKTPVSEARKTAVTPTSSPSSNTQFIPIHHPGAFPPLPSRPGFPPPAYVIPPPVFTMSSGYSFPTGVNVPGSFLQPSSHSPSGNQGPPGKPSHIPYSQQRPSGPVTPNQLSGQIQPQTPSSSPTQSCSQTAAQLQIQALAQQQSPTKPIQSIPKHHASLQQYQQVDASKQVWNTSQVPNTLGKMVPMKQSYYMDGCLPTEPVNILEQCLQQQPLEKKMTSFPMEPYGQNPSDVKMPEFYWGDPPSYNLSDNRALLAQQSVNNQRSKRQPTGYHSGQDQMTRMPFEEPKRSPLLPPDLLKSLAALEEEEELGFSPPPDLYPALFGPLASLPGRSLFKSLLEKQSELISQPPSFLSLSGFSLSQERFPNNSMFNEVYGKSTCTSIKPEACQARGQQETSLYSLFEGKPWSPSLPASSDHSTPASQSPHSSNPSSLPSSPPTHNHTSQPFSNFGPIGTPDNRDRRGTDRWKAEKPVSAMGGFGLDYLSVTPSSENSWRQVNNSSSANAWAAQGNTREDSSAALMESLKSIWSTTMMHPGPSALEQLLMQQKEKQQRGQGSLNPPH; from the exons GCAGGCTGAAGTCCTGAAAACAGATATGACAG AATCCAAGCCCGGTACAGCCGAGGTGTGGACTTCCCGTCAGGCTCTACAAGATTTGTACCAGAAGATGCTGGTGACAGACCTTGAGTATGCACTGGACAAAAAGGTGGAACAGGATCT CTGGAATCATGCCTTCAAAAATCAGATAACGACATTGCAAGGACAAGCCAAGAACCGAGCTAATCCAAATCGCAGTGAGGTACAGGCCAATTTGTCACTGTTCCTAGAGGCAGCTAGTGGCTTTTATACACAG CTTTTGCAGGAGCTTTGCACTGTGTTTAATGTGGATCTGCCATGTCGTGTGAAGTCCTCCCAGCTGGGCATTTTAACCATTAAGCAGCTGCACTCTGGAACAGTTGTGAAGCCTCAGTCCAGTTCCTGCGCTTATATCTGTCAGCATTGCCTGGTTCATCTTGGAGACATTG CTCGCTATAGGAACCAGACAAGCCAGGCTGAATCCTATTACAGACATGCTGCTCAACTTGTCCCTTCCAATG gTCAGCCATATAATCAGCTGGCTATTCTCGCCTCTTCAAAAGGGGACCATTTGACCACTATTTTCTACTACTGCCGCAGCATCGCTGTCAAGTTTCCTTTCCCAGCAGCCTCCACCAATTTGCAGAAGGCCCTTTCCAAAGCCTTGGAAAG TCGTGAAGAGGTGAAAAATTGCTGGGGTGTATCAGACTTTATAAAGGCTTTCATAAAGTTCCATGGACATGTGTACCTAACAAAGAACTTAGAAAAAGTAAGCATACTGCGGGAACAGCTGGAAGAACACTTCAAG AATTTGCTTTTTCAGAAAGCGCTAAACTCCCAGCAGCTGGTTCATATCACAGTGATAAACCTGTTTCAGCTGCACCATCTGCAAAGCTTTGGCACTGAGGCAGAGCAACAGAATTTTAGCAGTGAGGAGGAACTCTGCTGGTCCCAAATCTTGGCCCTCTTTA TGTCATTCTTAGGCATCCTGTGCCGGTTTCCCTTAAAGACCCGTCACTGTGAGGAAACCTCCTGTGCCAACCCACTACCTGCTATCAAGGTGTCGTTAGACTGGATGAAGCTGCGTCCCAGTGTCTTCCAAGAGAACtcggttgaggaaaaacaata TGTATGGCCATGGCTCATTTCTCTCCTCAACAGTTTCCATGTGCTGGATGAAGATGTCTCTAGTGCTAACA tgctgCCTCTCCCAGAGGAGTTTGAGTTGCAAGGATTTCTGGCACTTCGACCTGCTTTTAG AAACCTAGATTTCTCTAGAGGACACCAAGCCATCACTGGAGTTAGAGATGCCCAGCACCGGCAACTAAGACCAATACGACTTGTGGCTATTGGAAAATGGATCTCTGAAAATCAGCCTCG GTTGATGCAATATCGTACTGTTGGGGGTGAACTATTGTTCTTTACTGACATACCTGAGCTTTTGACTGAAGACTTGGATGATCCCGAGGACAGATCTTCCCCGCAAGAGTCCAACCTTATAGAGAAAACTGAAGGAAGCCCAGGTTTAAAATCGGTATTATCCACTGGCCGAAGCCTAAGCTGTGACACAAATGAAAAGCCAGTGGTTACTTTTAAAGAGAACATTAAGCCGCTAGAAGTAAACCGGGATGTACCGTCACGCAGCTACACCAGATCGGGAAATGTTGCCAAGGATCAGAGAGACTATATCAAAAGTTTAAATAATTCTGTTAACAAAAAAGACAACAATAACAAAAGAAAGAATGATCCTAAGAAAATCTGTGTTGAGAAGACTGCAGAACCTGGGAAGCAAAGCATTGCAGTTCAG GCGAAATCTCAAACAGAGTTAAGAAAAACTCCAGTCTCTGAAGCCAGAAAAACAGCAGTGACTCCAACATCCAGTCCAAGCAGTAACACACAGTTTATCCCTATTCATCATCCTGGGGCTTTTCCACCTCTTCCCAGCCGGCCAG GTTTTCCCCCACCAGCTTATGTTATACCACCTCCTGTATTTACCATGAGCTCTGGCTATTCCTTTCCTACTGGTGTTAATGTGCCAGGGTCTTTCCTGCAGCCTTCATCTCATTCGCCATCTGGGAACCAGGGTCCTCCTGGGAAACCGTCCCACATTCCTTACAGTCAGCAGCGCCCTTCTGGTCCAGTGACTCCTAACCAGTTAAGCGGCCAAATCCAACCACAGACCCCATCCAGTTCACCGACCCAGTCGTGTAGTCAGACTGCAGCACAACTACAGATCCAAGCACTTGCTCAGCAGCAGTCTCCAACTAAACCCATACAATCCATTCCCAAGCATCATGCATCTCTTCAGCAG TACCAACAGGTGGATGCATCAAAGCAGGTCTGGAATACTTCTCAGGTCCCAAACACCCTGGGAAAGATGGTACCTATGAAGCAATCATATTACATGGATGGCTGTTTGCCAACAGAACCTGTAAATATACTGGAGCAGTGTCTACAGCAGCAGCCTCTGGAGAAGAAGATGACCTCTTTTCCCATGGAACCCTATGGTCAGAACCCTTCTGATGTCAAGATGCCAGAATTCTACTGGGGTGACCCACCATCCTACAACTTAAGTGACAACAGGGCTCTCTTGGCACAACAATCTGTAAATAACCAAAGGAGCAAACGCCAGCCCACAGGCTACCATTCTGGCCAAGATCAAATGACTAGAATGCCATTTGAG GAACCCAAGCGTTCCCCTCTCCTGCCCCCGGACCTGTTAAAGAGTCTGGCTGCTCTagaggaggaggaagagctgGGATTCTCCCCTCCTCCTGACCTTTACCCAGCTCTGTTCGGCCCTCTGGCTTCTCTCCCTGGACGAAGCCTCTTT AAGTCTCTCCTGGAAAAGCAATCTGAACTGATATCCCAGCCCCCCTCTTTCCTCTCACTCTCTGGATTTTCACTAAGCCAG GAACGGTTCCCAAATAACAGCATGTTTAACGAGGTGTATGGAAAATCCACCTGCACAAGCATAAAGCCTGAGGCATGCCAAGCCAGGGGACAACAGGAGACTTCCCTGTACTCTCTCTTTGAGGGTAAACCATGGTCTCCTTCCCTTCCCGCAAGCTCAG ATCACTCTACGCCAGCCAGCCAGTCACCTCATTCTTCAAATCCAAGCAGCCTACCCAGCTCTCCTCCCACCCACAATCATACCTCCCAGCCCTTCTCTAACTTTGGTCCTATTGGCACTCCAGATAACCGAGATCGCCGTGGAACTGACCGCTGGAAGGCTGAAAAGCCAG tttcagcAATGGGTGGGTTTGGGCTGGACTACTTGTCTGTGACTCCATCTTCTGAGAATAGCTGGCGCCAAGTTAATAATTCAAGTAGTGCTAATGCTTGGGCTGCTCAAGGTAACACCCGAGAGGACTCTTCTGCTGCTCTTATGGAAAGTTTAAAG TCTATTTGGTCAACCACAATGATGCATCCTGGACCTTCTGCCTTGGAACAACTTTTGATGCAGCAGAAGGAGAAGCAGCAGCGAGGGCAGGGGTCACTGAACCCTCCGCACTGA
- the smg7.S gene encoding protein SMG7 isoform X3: MSLLCAQYLRQAEVLKTDMTESKPGTAEVWTSRQALQDLYQKMLVTDLEYALDKKVEQDLWNHAFKNQITTLQGQAKNRANPNRSEVQANLSLFLEAASGFYTQLLQELCTVFNVDLPCRVKSSQLGILTIKQLHSGTVVKPQSSSCAYICQHCLVHLGDIARYRNQTSQAESYYRHAAQLVPSNGQPYNQLAILASSKGDHLTTIFYYCRSIAVKFPFPAASTNLQKALSKALESREEVKNCWGVSDFIKAFIKFHGHVYLTKNLEKVSILREQLEEHFKNLLFQKALNSQQLVHITVINLFQLHHLQSFGTEAEQQNFSSEEELCWSQILALFMSFLGILCRFPLKTRHCEETSCANPLPAIKVSLDWMKLRPSVFQENSVEEKQYVWPWLISLLNSFHVLDEDVSSANMLPLPEEFELQGFLALRPAFRNLDFSRGHQAITGVRDAQHRQLRPIRLVAIGKWISENQPRLMQYRTVGGELLFFTDIPELLTEDLDDPEDRSSPQESNLIEKTEGSPGLKSVLSTGRSLSCDTNEKPVVTFKENIKPLEVNRDVPSRSYTRSGNVAKDQRDYIKSLNNSVNKKDNNNKRKNDPKKICVEKTAEPGKQSIAVQAKSQTELRKTPVSEARKTAVTPTSSPSSNTQFIPIHHPGAFPPLPSRPGFPPPAYVIPPPVFTMSSGYSFPTGVNVPGSFLQPSSHSPSGNQGPPGKPSHIPYSQQRPSGPVTPNQLSGQIQPQTPSSSPTQSCSQTAAQLQIQALAQQQSPTKPIQSIPKHHASLQQYQQVDASKQVWNTSQVPNTLGKMVPMKQSYYMDGCLPTEPVNILEQCLQQQPLEKKMTSFPMEPYGQNPSDVKMPEFYWGDPPSYNLSDNRALLAQQSVNNQRSKRQPTGYHSGQDQMTRMPFEKSLLEKQSELISQPPSFLSLSGFSLSQERFPNNSMFNEVYGKSTCTSIKPEACQARGQQETSLYSLFEGKPWSPSLPASSDHSTPASQSPHSSNPSSLPSSPPTHNHTSQPFSNFGPIGTPDNRDRRGTDRWKAEKPVSAMGGFGLDYLSVTPSSENSWRQVNNSSSANAWAAQGNTREDSSAALMESLKSIWSTTMMHPGPSALEQLLMQQKEKQQRGQGSLNPPH; encoded by the exons GCAGGCTGAAGTCCTGAAAACAGATATGACAG AATCCAAGCCCGGTACAGCCGAGGTGTGGACTTCCCGTCAGGCTCTACAAGATTTGTACCAGAAGATGCTGGTGACAGACCTTGAGTATGCACTGGACAAAAAGGTGGAACAGGATCT CTGGAATCATGCCTTCAAAAATCAGATAACGACATTGCAAGGACAAGCCAAGAACCGAGCTAATCCAAATCGCAGTGAGGTACAGGCCAATTTGTCACTGTTCCTAGAGGCAGCTAGTGGCTTTTATACACAG CTTTTGCAGGAGCTTTGCACTGTGTTTAATGTGGATCTGCCATGTCGTGTGAAGTCCTCCCAGCTGGGCATTTTAACCATTAAGCAGCTGCACTCTGGAACAGTTGTGAAGCCTCAGTCCAGTTCCTGCGCTTATATCTGTCAGCATTGCCTGGTTCATCTTGGAGACATTG CTCGCTATAGGAACCAGACAAGCCAGGCTGAATCCTATTACAGACATGCTGCTCAACTTGTCCCTTCCAATG gTCAGCCATATAATCAGCTGGCTATTCTCGCCTCTTCAAAAGGGGACCATTTGACCACTATTTTCTACTACTGCCGCAGCATCGCTGTCAAGTTTCCTTTCCCAGCAGCCTCCACCAATTTGCAGAAGGCCCTTTCCAAAGCCTTGGAAAG TCGTGAAGAGGTGAAAAATTGCTGGGGTGTATCAGACTTTATAAAGGCTTTCATAAAGTTCCATGGACATGTGTACCTAACAAAGAACTTAGAAAAAGTAAGCATACTGCGGGAACAGCTGGAAGAACACTTCAAG AATTTGCTTTTTCAGAAAGCGCTAAACTCCCAGCAGCTGGTTCATATCACAGTGATAAACCTGTTTCAGCTGCACCATCTGCAAAGCTTTGGCACTGAGGCAGAGCAACAGAATTTTAGCAGTGAGGAGGAACTCTGCTGGTCCCAAATCTTGGCCCTCTTTA TGTCATTCTTAGGCATCCTGTGCCGGTTTCCCTTAAAGACCCGTCACTGTGAGGAAACCTCCTGTGCCAACCCACTACCTGCTATCAAGGTGTCGTTAGACTGGATGAAGCTGCGTCCCAGTGTCTTCCAAGAGAACtcggttgaggaaaaacaata TGTATGGCCATGGCTCATTTCTCTCCTCAACAGTTTCCATGTGCTGGATGAAGATGTCTCTAGTGCTAACA tgctgCCTCTCCCAGAGGAGTTTGAGTTGCAAGGATTTCTGGCACTTCGACCTGCTTTTAG AAACCTAGATTTCTCTAGAGGACACCAAGCCATCACTGGAGTTAGAGATGCCCAGCACCGGCAACTAAGACCAATACGACTTGTGGCTATTGGAAAATGGATCTCTGAAAATCAGCCTCG GTTGATGCAATATCGTACTGTTGGGGGTGAACTATTGTTCTTTACTGACATACCTGAGCTTTTGACTGAAGACTTGGATGATCCCGAGGACAGATCTTCCCCGCAAGAGTCCAACCTTATAGAGAAAACTGAAGGAAGCCCAGGTTTAAAATCGGTATTATCCACTGGCCGAAGCCTAAGCTGTGACACAAATGAAAAGCCAGTGGTTACTTTTAAAGAGAACATTAAGCCGCTAGAAGTAAACCGGGATGTACCGTCACGCAGCTACACCAGATCGGGAAATGTTGCCAAGGATCAGAGAGACTATATCAAAAGTTTAAATAATTCTGTTAACAAAAAAGACAACAATAACAAAAGAAAGAATGATCCTAAGAAAATCTGTGTTGAGAAGACTGCAGAACCTGGGAAGCAAAGCATTGCAGTTCAG GCGAAATCTCAAACAGAGTTAAGAAAAACTCCAGTCTCTGAAGCCAGAAAAACAGCAGTGACTCCAACATCCAGTCCAAGCAGTAACACACAGTTTATCCCTATTCATCATCCTGGGGCTTTTCCACCTCTTCCCAGCCGGCCAG GTTTTCCCCCACCAGCTTATGTTATACCACCTCCTGTATTTACCATGAGCTCTGGCTATTCCTTTCCTACTGGTGTTAATGTGCCAGGGTCTTTCCTGCAGCCTTCATCTCATTCGCCATCTGGGAACCAGGGTCCTCCTGGGAAACCGTCCCACATTCCTTACAGTCAGCAGCGCCCTTCTGGTCCAGTGACTCCTAACCAGTTAAGCGGCCAAATCCAACCACAGACCCCATCCAGTTCACCGACCCAGTCGTGTAGTCAGACTGCAGCACAACTACAGATCCAAGCACTTGCTCAGCAGCAGTCTCCAACTAAACCCATACAATCCATTCCCAAGCATCATGCATCTCTTCAGCAG TACCAACAGGTGGATGCATCAAAGCAGGTCTGGAATACTTCTCAGGTCCCAAACACCCTGGGAAAGATGGTACCTATGAAGCAATCATATTACATGGATGGCTGTTTGCCAACAGAACCTGTAAATATACTGGAGCAGTGTCTACAGCAGCAGCCTCTGGAGAAGAAGATGACCTCTTTTCCCATGGAACCCTATGGTCAGAACCCTTCTGATGTCAAGATGCCAGAATTCTACTGGGGTGACCCACCATCCTACAACTTAAGTGACAACAGGGCTCTCTTGGCACAACAATCTGTAAATAACCAAAGGAGCAAACGCCAGCCCACAGGCTACCATTCTGGCCAAGATCAAATGACTAGAATGCCATTTGAG AAGTCTCTCCTGGAAAAGCAATCTGAACTGATATCCCAGCCCCCCTCTTTCCTCTCACTCTCTGGATTTTCACTAAGCCAG GAACGGTTCCCAAATAACAGCATGTTTAACGAGGTGTATGGAAAATCCACCTGCACAAGCATAAAGCCTGAGGCATGCCAAGCCAGGGGACAACAGGAGACTTCCCTGTACTCTCTCTTTGAGGGTAAACCATGGTCTCCTTCCCTTCCCGCAAGCTCAG ATCACTCTACGCCAGCCAGCCAGTCACCTCATTCTTCAAATCCAAGCAGCCTACCCAGCTCTCCTCCCACCCACAATCATACCTCCCAGCCCTTCTCTAACTTTGGTCCTATTGGCACTCCAGATAACCGAGATCGCCGTGGAACTGACCGCTGGAAGGCTGAAAAGCCAG tttcagcAATGGGTGGGTTTGGGCTGGACTACTTGTCTGTGACTCCATCTTCTGAGAATAGCTGGCGCCAAGTTAATAATTCAAGTAGTGCTAATGCTTGGGCTGCTCAAGGTAACACCCGAGAGGACTCTTCTGCTGCTCTTATGGAAAGTTTAAAG TCTATTTGGTCAACCACAATGATGCATCCTGGACCTTCTGCCTTGGAACAACTTTTGATGCAGCAGAAGGAGAAGCAGCAGCGAGGGCAGGGGTCACTGAACCCTCCGCACTGA
- the smg7.S gene encoding protein SMG7 isoform X5, whose product MSLLCAQYLRQAEVLKTDMTESKPGTAEVWTSRQALQDLYQKMLVTDLEYALDKKVEQDLWNHAFKNQITTLQGQAKNRANPNRSEVQANLSLFLEAASGFYTQLLQELCTVFNVDLPCRVKSSQLGILTIKQLHSGTVVKPQSSSCAYICQHCLVHLGDIARYRNQTSQAESYYRHAAQLVPSNGQPYNQLAILASSKGDHLTTIFYYCRSIAVKFPFPAASTNLQKALSKALESREEVKNCWGVSDFIKAFIKFHGHVYLTKNLEKVSILREQLEEHFKNLLFQKALNSQQLVHITVINLFQLHHLQSFGTEAEQQNFSSEEELCWSQILALFMSFLGILCRFPLKTRHCEETSCANPLPAIKVSLDWMKLRPSVFQENSVEEKQYVWPWLISLLNSFHVLDEDVSSANMLPLPEEFELQGFLALRPAFRNLDFSRGHQAITGVRDAQHRQLRPIRLVAIGKWISENQPRLMQYRTVGGELLFFTDIPELLTEDLDDPEDRSSPQESNLIEKTEGSPGLKSVLSTGRSLSCDTNEKPVVTFKENIKPLEVNRDVPSRSYTRSGNVAKDQRDYIKSLNNSVNKKDNNNKRKNDPKKICVEKTAEPGKQSIAVQAKSQTELRKTPVSEARKTAVTPTSSPSSNTQFIPIHHPGAFPPLPSRPGFPPPAYVIPPPVFTMSSGYSFPTGVNVPGSFLQPSSHSPSGNQGPPGKPSHIPYSQQRPSGPVTPNQLSGQIQPQTPSSSPTQSCSQTAAQLQIQALAQQQSPTKPIQSIPKHHASLQQYQQVDASKQVWNTSQVPNTLGKMVPMKQSYYMDGCLPTEPVNILEQCLQQQPLEKKMTSFPMEPYGQNPSDVKMPEFYWGDPPSYNLSDNRALLAQQSVNNQRSKRQPTGYHSGQDQMTRMPFEERFPNNSMFNEVYGKSTCTSIKPEACQARGQQETSLYSLFEGKPWSPSLPASSDHSTPASQSPHSSNPSSLPSSPPTHNHTSQPFSNFGPIGTPDNRDRRGTDRWKAEKPVSAMGGFGLDYLSVTPSSENSWRQVNNSSSANAWAAQGNTREDSSAALMESLKSIWSTTMMHPGPSALEQLLMQQKEKQQRGQGSLNPPH is encoded by the exons GCAGGCTGAAGTCCTGAAAACAGATATGACAG AATCCAAGCCCGGTACAGCCGAGGTGTGGACTTCCCGTCAGGCTCTACAAGATTTGTACCAGAAGATGCTGGTGACAGACCTTGAGTATGCACTGGACAAAAAGGTGGAACAGGATCT CTGGAATCATGCCTTCAAAAATCAGATAACGACATTGCAAGGACAAGCCAAGAACCGAGCTAATCCAAATCGCAGTGAGGTACAGGCCAATTTGTCACTGTTCCTAGAGGCAGCTAGTGGCTTTTATACACAG CTTTTGCAGGAGCTTTGCACTGTGTTTAATGTGGATCTGCCATGTCGTGTGAAGTCCTCCCAGCTGGGCATTTTAACCATTAAGCAGCTGCACTCTGGAACAGTTGTGAAGCCTCAGTCCAGTTCCTGCGCTTATATCTGTCAGCATTGCCTGGTTCATCTTGGAGACATTG CTCGCTATAGGAACCAGACAAGCCAGGCTGAATCCTATTACAGACATGCTGCTCAACTTGTCCCTTCCAATG gTCAGCCATATAATCAGCTGGCTATTCTCGCCTCTTCAAAAGGGGACCATTTGACCACTATTTTCTACTACTGCCGCAGCATCGCTGTCAAGTTTCCTTTCCCAGCAGCCTCCACCAATTTGCAGAAGGCCCTTTCCAAAGCCTTGGAAAG TCGTGAAGAGGTGAAAAATTGCTGGGGTGTATCAGACTTTATAAAGGCTTTCATAAAGTTCCATGGACATGTGTACCTAACAAAGAACTTAGAAAAAGTAAGCATACTGCGGGAACAGCTGGAAGAACACTTCAAG AATTTGCTTTTTCAGAAAGCGCTAAACTCCCAGCAGCTGGTTCATATCACAGTGATAAACCTGTTTCAGCTGCACCATCTGCAAAGCTTTGGCACTGAGGCAGAGCAACAGAATTTTAGCAGTGAGGAGGAACTCTGCTGGTCCCAAATCTTGGCCCTCTTTA TGTCATTCTTAGGCATCCTGTGCCGGTTTCCCTTAAAGACCCGTCACTGTGAGGAAACCTCCTGTGCCAACCCACTACCTGCTATCAAGGTGTCGTTAGACTGGATGAAGCTGCGTCCCAGTGTCTTCCAAGAGAACtcggttgaggaaaaacaata TGTATGGCCATGGCTCATTTCTCTCCTCAACAGTTTCCATGTGCTGGATGAAGATGTCTCTAGTGCTAACA tgctgCCTCTCCCAGAGGAGTTTGAGTTGCAAGGATTTCTGGCACTTCGACCTGCTTTTAG AAACCTAGATTTCTCTAGAGGACACCAAGCCATCACTGGAGTTAGAGATGCCCAGCACCGGCAACTAAGACCAATACGACTTGTGGCTATTGGAAAATGGATCTCTGAAAATCAGCCTCG GTTGATGCAATATCGTACTGTTGGGGGTGAACTATTGTTCTTTACTGACATACCTGAGCTTTTGACTGAAGACTTGGATGATCCCGAGGACAGATCTTCCCCGCAAGAGTCCAACCTTATAGAGAAAACTGAAGGAAGCCCAGGTTTAAAATCGGTATTATCCACTGGCCGAAGCCTAAGCTGTGACACAAATGAAAAGCCAGTGGTTACTTTTAAAGAGAACATTAAGCCGCTAGAAGTAAACCGGGATGTACCGTCACGCAGCTACACCAGATCGGGAAATGTTGCCAAGGATCAGAGAGACTATATCAAAAGTTTAAATAATTCTGTTAACAAAAAAGACAACAATAACAAAAGAAAGAATGATCCTAAGAAAATCTGTGTTGAGAAGACTGCAGAACCTGGGAAGCAAAGCATTGCAGTTCAG GCGAAATCTCAAACAGAGTTAAGAAAAACTCCAGTCTCTGAAGCCAGAAAAACAGCAGTGACTCCAACATCCAGTCCAAGCAGTAACACACAGTTTATCCCTATTCATCATCCTGGGGCTTTTCCACCTCTTCCCAGCCGGCCAG GTTTTCCCCCACCAGCTTATGTTATACCACCTCCTGTATTTACCATGAGCTCTGGCTATTCCTTTCCTACTGGTGTTAATGTGCCAGGGTCTTTCCTGCAGCCTTCATCTCATTCGCCATCTGGGAACCAGGGTCCTCCTGGGAAACCGTCCCACATTCCTTACAGTCAGCAGCGCCCTTCTGGTCCAGTGACTCCTAACCAGTTAAGCGGCCAAATCCAACCACAGACCCCATCCAGTTCACCGACCCAGTCGTGTAGTCAGACTGCAGCACAACTACAGATCCAAGCACTTGCTCAGCAGCAGTCTCCAACTAAACCCATACAATCCATTCCCAAGCATCATGCATCTCTTCAGCAG TACCAACAGGTGGATGCATCAAAGCAGGTCTGGAATACTTCTCAGGTCCCAAACACCCTGGGAAAGATGGTACCTATGAAGCAATCATATTACATGGATGGCTGTTTGCCAACAGAACCTGTAAATATACTGGAGCAGTGTCTACAGCAGCAGCCTCTGGAGAAGAAGATGACCTCTTTTCCCATGGAACCCTATGGTCAGAACCCTTCTGATGTCAAGATGCCAGAATTCTACTGGGGTGACCCACCATCCTACAACTTAAGTGACAACAGGGCTCTCTTGGCACAACAATCTGTAAATAACCAAAGGAGCAAACGCCAGCCCACAGGCTACCATTCTGGCCAAGATCAAATGACTAGAATGCCATTTGAG GAACGGTTCCCAAATAACAGCATGTTTAACGAGGTGTATGGAAAATCCACCTGCACAAGCATAAAGCCTGAGGCATGCCAAGCCAGGGGACAACAGGAGACTTCCCTGTACTCTCTCTTTGAGGGTAAACCATGGTCTCCTTCCCTTCCCGCAAGCTCAG ATCACTCTACGCCAGCCAGCCAGTCACCTCATTCTTCAAATCCAAGCAGCCTACCCAGCTCTCCTCCCACCCACAATCATACCTCCCAGCCCTTCTCTAACTTTGGTCCTATTGGCACTCCAGATAACCGAGATCGCCGTGGAACTGACCGCTGGAAGGCTGAAAAGCCAG tttcagcAATGGGTGGGTTTGGGCTGGACTACTTGTCTGTGACTCCATCTTCTGAGAATAGCTGGCGCCAAGTTAATAATTCAAGTAGTGCTAATGCTTGGGCTGCTCAAGGTAACACCCGAGAGGACTCTTCTGCTGCTCTTATGGAAAGTTTAAAG TCTATTTGGTCAACCACAATGATGCATCCTGGACCTTCTGCCTTGGAACAACTTTTGATGCAGCAGAAGGAGAAGCAGCAGCGAGGGCAGGGGTCACTGAACCCTCCGCACTGA